In Pseudomonas sp. ADAK18, a single window of DNA contains:
- a CDS encoding transporter substrate-binding domain-containing protein, whose translation MKAKVMLGLFMTAAVALPAWSADWTVGANVGNVPWEFQDAKGEFVGFEVDVVKEVAKRAGKSVEFINIPFNGLFSAVQSKRVEIAISSITITPKRLESVAFAQPYFDSDQSLTALTTSKVKSLADMADKVVGVDTGSTGDMWIGQHKDEYKFADVSRYEGLSPAMLDLASGRIDGYLSDIPAVLYYIKDKPQYSIVARISTGERYSLMHAKGWAMSDQVNDIISKMKEDGTLGKIHKEWFGTEADKDSSTMK comes from the coding sequence ATGAAAGCGAAAGTGATGTTGGGATTGTTCATGACCGCCGCAGTTGCACTACCAGCCTGGTCAGCTGACTGGACTGTAGGTGCTAACGTTGGCAACGTGCCCTGGGAGTTTCAGGACGCTAAAGGTGAATTCGTCGGATTCGAAGTCGATGTTGTAAAAGAAGTGGCCAAACGCGCCGGCAAAAGCGTCGAGTTCATCAATATTCCCTTCAACGGCCTGTTCAGTGCCGTTCAATCCAAACGTGTCGAGATCGCTATCTCGTCGATCACCATCACCCCTAAACGCCTGGAGTCGGTCGCGTTCGCTCAGCCTTACTTCGATAGCGATCAGTCCCTTACCGCGCTGACCACGTCCAAGGTCAAGAGCCTGGCCGATATGGCTGACAAGGTTGTTGGCGTCGACACCGGCTCGACCGGAGACATGTGGATTGGCCAACACAAGGACGAGTACAAGTTCGCCGATGTGTCGCGTTATGAAGGGCTATCGCCGGCGATGCTCGATCTGGCCTCCGGCAGAATCGATGGCTACCTCAGCGATATTCCTGCGGTGCTCTACTACATCAAAGACAAACCGCAATATTCCATCGTGGCGCGGATTTCCACCGGTGAGCGTTACTCGCTGATGCACGCCAAAGGCTGGGCGATGAGTGATCAAGTCAACGACATCATCAGCAAGATGAAAGAGGACGGCACTCTCGGAAAAATCCACAAGGAGTGGTTCGGCACCGAAGCCGATAAAGATTCGAGCACCATGAAGTGA
- a CDS encoding TonB-dependent receptor, translating to MKKLAVKNNKSSRWAPLALALAVSAAVPAAYADQASGAIHIQAQSLGSALSQLGQQTSLQVFFSPDLVAGKQAPAVDGNLSPEQALRQLLQGSGLDYQIDAGSVTLRPLSSGSGEAGSPLELGATDIRVVGDWLGDANAEVVQNHPGARTVVRREAMVEQGAMNVGDVLRRIPGVQVQEANGTGGSDISLNVGVRGLTSRLSPRSTVLIDGVPAAFAPYGQPQLSMAPISSGNLDSIDVVRGAGSVRYGPQNVGGVINFVTRAIPEKFSGEVGTTLQTSAHGGWKHIDNAFIGGTADNGIGVALLYSGVNGNGYRNSNNSNDIDDVILKTHWAPTDQDDFSLNFHYYDASADMPGGLTQKQFDANPYQSVRDWDNFSGRRKDVSFKYIRQIDDRTQAEVLTYYSDSFRGSNIANRDLKALSSYPRTYYTFGIEPRVSHVFDLGPTTQEASIGYRYLKEGMHEQATSLALVNNQPTPVGQNDGHVYQDRTGGTEANSFYIDDKIDIGKWTVTPGIRFESIRTEWHDRPVVGLNGKPVQEKRREINNNEPLPALSVMYHVSDAWKLFANYETSFGSLQYFQLGQGGNGDQTANGLNPEKAKTYEIGTRYNDNVWGGEVTLFYIDFSDELQYVSNDMGWTNLGATKHQGIEASGHYDLSNLDPRLDGLTASAGFTYTKATAEGDVPFKGRDLPLYSREVATLGLRYDVNHWTHNLDVYAQSGQRAPGTGTTYITQPTDDGQYGDIPGYVSVNVRSGYDFGAQLSNLKLGVGVKNVFDQQHYTRSSDNNAGLYLGEPRTFFVQASVGF from the coding sequence GTGAAAAAACTCGCCGTGAAAAACAATAAATCATCTCGCTGGGCACCTCTCGCGCTGGCCTTGGCGGTCAGCGCCGCAGTTCCGGCGGCGTACGCCGACCAGGCATCGGGCGCGATCCATATCCAGGCGCAATCCCTGGGCTCGGCCTTGAGCCAATTAGGCCAGCAAACCTCTCTGCAAGTGTTCTTCAGTCCTGACCTGGTGGCCGGTAAGCAAGCGCCGGCAGTAGACGGTAACCTGTCGCCGGAACAAGCCCTGCGCCAACTGCTGCAAGGCAGCGGCCTGGACTACCAGATAGATGCAGGCTCGGTGACACTGCGGCCGTTATCCAGCGGCAGCGGTGAGGCCGGGTCGCCTCTGGAGTTGGGTGCAACCGACATCCGGGTGGTGGGGGATTGGCTCGGCGATGCCAATGCCGAAGTGGTGCAGAACCATCCGGGGGCGAGGACCGTGGTACGTCGTGAGGCCATGGTAGAGCAGGGCGCGATGAACGTCGGTGATGTGTTACGGCGCATTCCGGGTGTGCAAGTGCAGGAAGCTAATGGCACCGGCGGCAGCGACATTTCCCTCAACGTTGGCGTGCGCGGTCTGACTTCACGCCTGTCGCCACGCTCCACGGTATTGATCGACGGCGTGCCAGCGGCTTTCGCCCCTTACGGCCAGCCACAACTGTCCATGGCGCCGATTTCTTCCGGCAACCTGGACAGCATCGATGTAGTGCGCGGCGCCGGTTCCGTACGTTATGGACCACAGAACGTCGGCGGGGTGATCAACTTTGTGACCCGGGCCATTCCGGAAAAATTCTCCGGTGAGGTTGGCACCACCCTGCAAACCTCCGCCCACGGCGGCTGGAAACACATCGACAACGCCTTCATCGGGGGTACCGCCGACAACGGCATTGGCGTGGCGCTGCTGTACTCCGGCGTCAACGGCAACGGGTATCGCAACAGCAACAACTCCAACGACATCGACGACGTGATCCTCAAGACCCATTGGGCGCCGACCGATCAAGACGATTTCTCGCTGAATTTCCACTACTACGACGCCAGTGCTGACATGCCCGGCGGCCTGACCCAGAAGCAGTTCGACGCCAACCCGTATCAATCGGTGCGCGACTGGGACAACTTCAGTGGCCGGCGCAAAGATGTGTCGTTCAAGTACATCCGGCAGATCGACGACCGTACCCAGGCAGAAGTGCTGACCTACTATTCGGACAGTTTTCGCGGTAGCAACATCGCCAACCGCGACCTGAAAGCCCTGAGTTCCTACCCGCGTACCTACTACACCTTTGGCATTGAGCCACGGGTATCCCACGTGTTCGACCTCGGGCCGACGACCCAGGAAGCCAGCATTGGCTACCGCTACCTGAAAGAGGGCATGCACGAGCAGGCCACCAGCCTGGCCCTGGTCAACAACCAGCCGACGCCAGTCGGTCAGAATGACGGCCACGTTTACCAGGACCGCACCGGTGGTACCGAGGCCAATTCGTTCTACATCGATGACAAGATTGATATCGGCAAATGGACGGTCACCCCGGGTATTCGTTTTGAAAGCATCCGCACCGAATGGCATGACCGGCCAGTGGTGGGCCTCAATGGCAAGCCGGTCCAGGAGAAGCGCCGCGAGATCAATAACAACGAACCGTTGCCGGCCCTGAGCGTGATGTACCACGTCTCCGATGCCTGGAAACTGTTTGCCAACTACGAAACGTCCTTCGGCAGCTTGCAGTATTTCCAGCTCGGCCAGGGTGGTAACGGCGACCAGACCGCCAACGGCCTGAACCCCGAAAAAGCCAAGACCTACGAGATCGGTACCCGCTACAACGACAACGTCTGGGGCGGCGAAGTGACGCTGTTCTACATCGACTTCTCCGATGAGCTGCAATACGTCAGCAACGATATGGGCTGGACCAATCTGGGCGCCACCAAGCATCAGGGGATCGAAGCGTCGGGTCATTACGACCTGTCGAACCTGGACCCGCGCCTCGATGGCCTGACCGCCAGCGCCGGCTTCACCTACACCAAGGCCACCGCCGAGGGCGACGTGCCATTTAAAGGGCGCGACTTGCCGCTGTACTCCCGTGAAGTGGCGACCCTGGGACTGCGTTACGACGTCAACCACTGGACCCATAACCTGGACGTGTATGCACAGTCCGGCCAGCGCGCTCCGGGTACCGGTACCACCTACATCACCCAGCCGACTGACGATGGCCAGTACGGTGATATCCCAGGCTATGTCTCAGTCAACGTACGTAGCGGTTATGACTTTGGTGCGCAACTGTCGAATCTGAAACTGGGCGTCGGGGTAAAAAACGTTTTTGACCAGCAGCATTACACCCGTTCCAGCGACAACAACGCCGGGCTTTACCTGGGCGAGCCGCGCACATTCTTTGTGCAGGCGAGCGTCGGGTTCTGA
- a CDS encoding allantoinase PuuE: MVLPARDLVGYGRQRPQGSWPNGARLAISLVINYEEGSERSLAMGDPDQESMTEWGSYSIPDGTRNLAMESMYEYGSRVGIWRILDILDQQSVRATFHACAVAFEQNPDVARAAVTGGHEICSHGYRWEEVFRLTVEQEREHMRLAIESFERTCGKRPVGWYCRYGASVNTRRLVAEEGGFLYDSDAYNDDVPYFVEVEGKRHLVVPYTADVNDFRYWNSPGLSQASDFFEYMKESFEVLYEESAQGPRMMSIGLHPRMVGRPGRVRAIKQFIEYAKQHGGVWFATREEIARAWLERT, translated from the coding sequence ATGGTTTTACCTGCACGCGATTTAGTGGGTTATGGAAGACAACGCCCACAAGGTTCCTGGCCGAATGGCGCACGTTTGGCCATCAGCCTGGTGATCAACTACGAAGAAGGCTCCGAGCGCTCGCTCGCCATGGGCGACCCGGACCAGGAATCAATGACTGAATGGGGCAGTTATTCAATACCCGACGGTACCCGCAATCTGGCGATGGAATCGATGTATGAGTACGGTTCGCGCGTGGGGATCTGGCGAATTCTGGATATTCTCGACCAGCAATCGGTTCGTGCGACTTTTCATGCTTGCGCAGTGGCCTTTGAGCAGAACCCTGATGTGGCACGCGCCGCAGTCACAGGCGGTCATGAAATCTGCAGTCACGGTTATCGCTGGGAGGAAGTATTTCGCCTGACTGTAGAGCAGGAGCGTGAACACATGCGTTTGGCAATCGAGTCATTCGAACGCACCTGCGGCAAGCGTCCCGTTGGCTGGTATTGCCGGTATGGCGCCAGCGTCAATACCCGTCGCCTGGTCGCTGAGGAGGGCGGTTTTCTCTATGACTCCGATGCCTACAACGACGATGTTCCCTACTTTGTCGAGGTGGAGGGTAAGCGTCATCTCGTGGTGCCTTACACTGCCGACGTGAACGATTTCCGCTACTGGAATTCTCCGGGGCTTTCGCAGGCATCGGATTTTTTCGAGTACATGAAAGAAAGCTTTGAGGTCCTTTATGAGGAGTCGGCTCAAGGTCCACGCATGATGTCGATCGGGCTGCACCCACGTATGGTGGGTCGTCCTGGGCGGGTTAGGGCGATCAAGCAATTCATCGAGTATGCCAAGCAACACGGCGGTGTTTGGTTTGCGACGCGCGAAGAAATCGCCCGTGCGTGGCTTGAACGAACGTGA
- a CDS encoding FecR family protein, with the protein MDTRECVGGSKTARDEAALWFVRLQDSPLSVEERSRFDAWREEHPEHQYEFDVLQGLWSATDLVPQARLQALCDTPVPCAKRRPVLRYAVAASVLAAALGLGLFSGLDHPATYTAEFSTKQGERRQVALPDGSLMDLNSRSVVAVHYEKGRRGIELKQGEAMFSVEHDTSRPFVVEAGAGQVTVTGTRFDVRRDDDQTRVVVEAGTVKVQGRSPDVIVTLTAGRGTQIDGHGQVAAAYAVNPEELTAWRTGKLVFNNATLGEVAREVSRYREQPLRVSTPAVSNLRLTSVFKSADTDALLKALPHILPVALRTLPDGSQEIISR; encoded by the coding sequence ATGGATACCCGCGAGTGTGTCGGCGGTAGCAAGACGGCCCGTGACGAGGCGGCGCTTTGGTTCGTGCGCTTGCAGGACAGCCCGTTGAGTGTCGAGGAGCGCAGCCGGTTTGACGCCTGGCGCGAGGAACATCCTGAGCATCAGTACGAATTTGATGTGCTGCAAGGGCTGTGGAGTGCCACCGACCTCGTGCCACAGGCTCGCCTGCAGGCCTTGTGCGATACGCCCGTGCCCTGTGCGAAACGTCGGCCAGTGTTGCGTTATGCGGTGGCGGCCAGTGTCCTGGCCGCTGCCCTCGGGCTTGGGTTGTTCAGCGGCCTGGATCATCCTGCGACTTACACCGCCGAGTTCAGCACGAAGCAGGGAGAGCGTCGGCAGGTGGCGCTGCCTGATGGCTCGCTGATGGACTTGAACAGCCGCAGCGTAGTCGCGGTGCATTATGAAAAAGGCCGGCGCGGCATCGAACTCAAGCAGGGCGAAGCGATGTTCAGCGTCGAGCATGACACCAGCCGGCCCTTTGTGGTCGAGGCCGGGGCAGGGCAGGTGACAGTGACCGGTACGCGTTTCGATGTGCGTCGTGATGACGACCAGACCCGCGTGGTGGTCGAGGCTGGGACTGTCAAGGTGCAGGGTCGCTCCCCGGACGTGATCGTCACACTCACGGCAGGCCGAGGCACGCAGATCGACGGGCATGGTCAGGTGGCAGCAGCTTACGCGGTCAACCCCGAGGAGCTGACAGCCTGGCGTACCGGCAAACTGGTATTCAATAACGCGACTCTCGGTGAAGTGGCCCGGGAAGTCTCGCGCTACCGCGAGCAACCACTGCGGGTCAGTACTCCGGCGGTCAGCAACTTGCGGCTGACCAGCGTGTTCAAATCCGCCGACACCGACGCCTTGCTCAAGGCTTTGCCGCACATTCTGCCGGTGGCGTTGCGTACGCTGCCTGACGGTAGCCAGGAAATAATTTCACGCTAG
- a CDS encoding amino acid ABC transporter ATP-binding protein, with amino-acid sequence MSTLIDIEKLDKYYGSFKALSDINLQVEEGEVVVILGPSGSGKSTLIRCINLLENYQQGHIRVAGERVEDGPRLTAIRSEVGMVFQSFNLYPHLSVLDNVSLAPIRVRGLSRRDAHARAKELLVRVGMGDHAHKYPSQLSGGQQQRVAIARTMAMEPRAILFDEPTSALDPEMVGEVLDVMQNLARSGVTMVVVTHEMGFARRVADRVIFMESGRIVEQNTPEPFFTAPQEPRTQAFLQAILHH; translated from the coding sequence ATGAGCACGTTGATCGACATCGAAAAACTCGACAAGTACTACGGCAGTTTCAAAGCGTTGAGCGATATCAACCTGCAGGTTGAAGAAGGTGAAGTGGTGGTCATTCTTGGCCCGTCCGGATCAGGAAAATCGACCTTGATTCGCTGTATCAATCTGCTTGAAAACTACCAGCAGGGCCACATCCGCGTGGCGGGTGAACGGGTTGAAGACGGTCCGCGATTGACCGCCATCCGTAGTGAAGTAGGCATGGTGTTTCAGAGCTTCAACCTCTATCCGCACCTCAGTGTTCTCGACAACGTGTCACTGGCGCCGATCCGTGTCCGCGGTCTAAGTCGGCGTGATGCGCATGCTCGGGCCAAGGAACTATTGGTGAGGGTTGGGATGGGCGATCACGCGCACAAATACCCGAGCCAATTGTCTGGCGGCCAGCAGCAGCGTGTTGCCATCGCCCGTACCATGGCCATGGAACCTCGCGCAATTCTGTTTGACGAGCCGACTTCGGCGCTGGACCCGGAAATGGTTGGCGAGGTACTCGATGTCATGCAGAACCTCGCCCGCTCTGGCGTCACGATGGTCGTGGTCACTCATGAAATGGGCTTTGCCCGTCGGGTCGCCGACCGGGTGATCTTCATGGAAAGTGGACGCATTGTTGAGCAGAACACCCCAGAGCCGTTTTTTACCGCACCTCAGGAACCACGCACACAAGCGTTCCTGCAGGCCATCTTGCATCATTGA
- a CDS encoding type III secretion effector protein, translating to MKNEGLKLASLQRIASEKMGPSQELNNSILLAKALIRRPRLIDAILDEDGFITRQSLLRAAKRLFGNSDPDTFSPDPFHAKTNVELVQAFQAMFEAFRDKSQDRTVFFEKIGYVKIERLVAISKDPNEIDTRGDVVLDLVTGLPRKKYDEQHVYMSKNLVYRPGLLRSLESIQASGRRMFGSHYQRGWLSNKDVECWLKNNTSGNPS from the coding sequence ATGAAAAATGAAGGGCTGAAGCTGGCTTCCCTGCAGCGTATTGCCAGCGAAAAAATGGGACCGAGCCAGGAACTCAATAACTCGATCTTACTGGCCAAGGCACTTATCCGCCGTCCACGATTGATCGACGCGATCCTCGACGAGGATGGCTTTATTACCCGGCAAAGTCTTTTGAGGGCTGCGAAGAGACTGTTTGGCAACAGTGATCCCGACACGTTCAGCCCGGACCCCTTTCACGCCAAAACCAATGTCGAACTGGTTCAGGCGTTTCAGGCGATGTTTGAGGCGTTCCGTGACAAGTCGCAGGACCGGACAGTCTTTTTTGAAAAAATCGGCTACGTCAAAATTGAGCGGCTGGTTGCCATAAGCAAAGACCCAAACGAAATTGACACGCGGGGTGACGTTGTCCTGGATCTGGTCACCGGGCTGCCCAGAAAAAAATACGATGAACAGCACGTGTATATGTCAAAAAATCTTGTGTATCGTCCGGGGCTATTGCGTTCTTTGGAGAGTATCCAGGCCAGCGGACGTCGTATGTTCGGTAGCCATTATCAGAGGGGTTGGTTAAGCAACAAAGACGTTGAATGCTGGCTTAAAAACAACACCTCCGGTAACCCGTCTTGA
- a CDS encoding sigma-70 family RNA polymerase sigma factor — protein sequence MIPPPPTRPGFFEHYEELIGTWTRRLRNRQQAEDLAHDTFVRVLESKSTQVTQPRAYLHQTARNIAVDAYRREDRREAMALEAFDQRSPQSGDPEHFMHAIQLADSIERALAELPLNCRKIFIWQKIEGLTQQEIAERLGLSKNMVEKYMIRTLRHLRDRLDAMAP from the coding sequence ATGATTCCGCCGCCGCCCACCAGACCAGGCTTTTTCGAGCACTACGAGGAGTTGATCGGGACCTGGACGCGTCGCCTGAGGAACCGCCAGCAGGCCGAGGACCTGGCCCATGACACATTCGTCCGAGTGCTTGAGTCAAAATCAACGCAAGTCACGCAACCTCGCGCTTATTTGCATCAAACCGCACGCAATATCGCGGTGGACGCCTATCGTCGCGAGGACCGCCGTGAGGCAATGGCATTGGAAGCCTTTGATCAGCGTTCGCCCCAGAGCGGCGACCCGGAGCACTTCATGCACGCGATCCAGTTGGCGGACTCCATCGAACGGGCCTTGGCCGAGTTGCCCCTCAACTGTCGCAAGATTTTCATCTGGCAAAAGATCGAAGGCCTGACCCAGCAGGAAATCGCCGAGCGCCTGGGGCTTTCAAAAAACATGGTGGAAAAGTATATGATCCGCACCCTGCGGCATCTGCGTGACCGCTTGGACGCGATGGCCCCATGA
- a CDS encoding cysteine desulfurase-like protein, translating into MNPLDIDYVRKQFPGLADGYAYMDNAGGSMVLSAVAERVVDYMLNSSVQLGASYQPSVDAGARVIQARHSVMQLINAEHPEEVIMGGSTTHLLQILCRAIAPSIVPGDEIIVTNCDHEANIGPWVKLCESSGATLRVWQVNLDSCELELEDLQVLLTDKTRYVAMTHTSNILGSVNPVAEVARRVHAVGAKLCVDAVAYAPHRLVDVQASGADFYVYSFYKTFGPHFAVLWGRRYLLLELPSLNHFFIGKDVVPYKLQPGNVNYELSFGCIGITDYLLDIGTRLGAQGSERECMQAALDAFEVQEDLLAERLLAFLRQREGVRIIGKAHTRNRVPTISFVVEGVQSEAIVCRLDEHRIGIRFGDFYARRLIEALGLDQFGGVVRVSLAHYNTLEEVDRLITALDQAINALR; encoded by the coding sequence GTGAATCCTCTCGATATCGATTACGTACGCAAGCAATTTCCCGGTCTGGCCGATGGCTACGCCTACATGGATAACGCCGGTGGTTCGATGGTGCTGAGTGCCGTAGCTGAGCGGGTCGTTGATTACATGCTCAACAGCAGTGTGCAACTGGGCGCGTCCTACCAACCTTCCGTTGACGCTGGCGCACGAGTGATACAGGCTCGGCACTCGGTCATGCAGTTGATCAACGCCGAGCATCCCGAAGAAGTGATCATGGGCGGCTCGACCACTCATTTGTTGCAAATACTGTGTCGCGCCATCGCCCCGTCAATCGTTCCAGGCGATGAAATTATCGTTACCAATTGCGACCATGAGGCCAATATCGGCCCATGGGTCAAACTGTGCGAAAGCAGCGGTGCGACCTTGCGTGTGTGGCAGGTCAATCTCGATAGTTGTGAGCTTGAGCTGGAGGACCTGCAGGTCTTGCTCACTGATAAAACCCGTTATGTGGCCATGACCCACACCTCGAACATTCTCGGTTCGGTCAATCCAGTCGCCGAGGTTGCGCGGCGTGTTCATGCGGTGGGCGCAAAGCTGTGCGTGGACGCTGTCGCTTATGCGCCACACCGTCTGGTGGATGTGCAGGCCAGCGGAGCCGATTTCTACGTCTACAGCTTCTACAAAACGTTCGGCCCGCACTTTGCCGTGCTCTGGGGGCGTCGTTATCTGTTGCTGGAATTGCCGAGCCTTAACCACTTCTTTATAGGCAAGGATGTGGTGCCTTACAAATTGCAGCCGGGCAATGTCAACTACGAGTTGTCCTTCGGTTGCATCGGCATTACCGACTATCTGCTCGACATCGGCACCCGGCTCGGCGCGCAAGGCAGCGAACGCGAGTGCATGCAGGCTGCGCTGGATGCCTTTGAGGTGCAGGAGGATTTGCTGGCCGAGCGTCTGTTGGCATTTTTGCGCCAGCGCGAAGGCGTTCGGATCATTGGCAAAGCGCATACCCGCAATCGAGTGCCAACGATCAGTTTCGTGGTTGAGGGCGTTCAGTCAGAGGCTATTGTGTGCAGGCTCGATGAGCACCGGATAGGCATTCGCTTTGGTGACTTCTATGCGCGGCGACTGATCGAAGCCCTTGGACTTGACCAGTTTGGTGGGGTAGTGCGGGTGTCATTGGCGCATTACAACACGCTGGAAGAAGTCGACCGCCTTATCACTGCGCTGGATCAGGCAATCAATGCATTGCGTTGA
- a CDS encoding amino acid ABC transporter permease, with amino-acid sequence MDLLQTFFNWNVLVESLPLMMRGLGVTILLGVVSIVLGLVGGLLLALLRLYSYAPVRALARIYIDIMRSIPLLVLLVLIYYALPFVGIRLSSFAAAASALSLVSCAYSAEIFRSGIEAIPRGQFEASASQGMSFFNTMRDVVLPQAIRIVMPPMTSNCINVMKDTALASVVAMPDLLKQATQAQALAANPTPLVGAALLYLLLLLPLVQMVSWVERRNASGGKAA; translated from the coding sequence ATGGATCTTTTGCAGACATTTTTTAATTGGAATGTGCTCGTCGAGTCGCTTCCGCTGATGATGCGGGGTCTGGGCGTGACCATTTTGCTTGGGGTGGTGAGTATCGTCCTGGGCTTGGTGGGGGGGCTTTTGCTGGCATTGTTGCGGCTGTACTCCTATGCCCCCGTTCGAGCCCTTGCACGTATCTACATCGATATCATGCGCTCCATTCCATTGCTGGTTTTGCTGGTACTCATCTATTACGCGCTGCCTTTTGTAGGTATTCGGCTGTCGTCCTTTGCGGCCGCTGCCAGTGCGCTCTCGCTTGTGTCCTGCGCCTACAGCGCGGAGATTTTTCGGTCGGGCATTGAGGCCATTCCCCGGGGCCAGTTCGAAGCGTCGGCCTCACAAGGTATGAGCTTTTTCAACACCATGCGCGACGTTGTTTTACCGCAAGCCATCCGCATCGTAATGCCGCCCATGACCAGCAACTGCATAAACGTGATGAAAGACACCGCGCTTGCCTCGGTGGTAGCGATGCCTGACTTACTGAAGCAGGCAACCCAGGCGCAGGCACTGGCTGCTAACCCGACGCCGCTGGTAGGGGCTGCCTTGCTGTACCTGTTGCTGCTGTTGCCACTGGTGCAGATGGTCAGTTGGGTTGAGCGTCGTAACGCCTCTGGAGGAAAAGCCGCATGA
- a CDS encoding MurR/RpiR family transcriptional regulator: MALPETLAELRDCIAAQHEQLTGRLRDAARFLIDNPHEIALNTVAELGKRSSIAPSAYIRLAQALGFAGFKDLQRLFRAPLQQAADTHSERIRYYGGETLLEDPSDVGAILREFSQANIVSLEHLAEGGEQANIEAAIAHLQVARTTFVIGMRRAFPVAAYLSYALSRVGRRTVHISGAGGTLPEQVSAIADDDLLIAVSFPPYANDTVEACRQAREAGVTLVAITDSVLSPIGQMADTVIEVNDAELLGFRSLTASFCIAQTLAMGLAFSEWQSDSTFSHDRLKDIDC; the protein is encoded by the coding sequence ATGGCCTTACCTGAAACCCTTGCAGAGCTGCGTGACTGTATAGCGGCCCAGCACGAACAACTGACCGGTCGTCTGCGCGATGCTGCCCGATTCCTGATCGACAACCCGCACGAGATCGCACTCAACACGGTGGCCGAACTGGGGAAGCGCTCGAGCATCGCGCCTTCCGCTTATATTCGGCTGGCTCAGGCGCTTGGCTTTGCAGGTTTCAAGGATTTGCAAAGGTTGTTCCGCGCACCGCTGCAGCAGGCTGCCGATACCCACAGCGAGCGCATTCGGTACTACGGCGGTGAGACGTTGCTGGAGGACCCGAGTGACGTCGGTGCGATTCTGCGTGAGTTCAGTCAAGCCAATATCGTTTCTCTGGAACACCTGGCCGAGGGTGGTGAGCAGGCCAATATCGAAGCAGCCATCGCCCATCTGCAAGTCGCGCGCACTACCTTCGTCATTGGCATGCGCCGTGCTTTTCCGGTGGCGGCGTATCTGAGCTACGCGCTGAGTCGTGTGGGCCGGCGAACTGTACACATCAGCGGTGCCGGCGGCACGTTGCCGGAGCAGGTCAGCGCCATTGCCGATGATGATTTGTTGATAGCCGTCAGCTTTCCACCCTACGCCAATGACACCGTTGAGGCGTGTCGTCAGGCGCGAGAAGCAGGCGTGACGCTGGTGGCGATTACTGACAGCGTTCTGAGCCCTATCGGGCAGATGGCCGATACGGTGATCGAGGTCAACGACGCCGAGTTACTGGGCTTTCGCTCGCTCACCGCTTCGTTTTGTATTGCGCAAACCCTGGCCATGGGCCTGGCCTTCAGCGAGTGGCAATCGGACAGCACCTTTAGCCATGACCGGTTGAAAGATATCGACTGCTAA